The Onychostoma macrolepis isolate SWU-2019 chromosome 20, ASM1243209v1, whole genome shotgun sequence nucleotide sequence taagaaacaaatgttttgagtaatggctgctaaaaataaaCTGTCAACAAgtgaattaaattttaaaatgcttttttttttttaatttgcaataattcacaatattcctgtttttactgtattttttatcaaataaatgcagccttgaaaCAGCAACGAATTTCATTATCTACTGgtcttatatttttgttatattctCAAAGCAAGCATTTGAATTTTGCAAAACCACAAGCGAGTAAATTTTGCATGAAATTGGAACAGAATCATTCTGATCAACTAAATTCATGGTTAGGaagtaaataaacaactaaaacttgaaattctatgcaatgcaaattatatttttatacacatGCATAAATGTGTGCCTCTTACCTAGTTTAAAGTTATTATACCACCtttctttttatataaaacCATTTTACATGGAATGTGTGGATTTATTATATAGACACTATGCACATTGTTTGAAGATCATTCAGCACGATGTGaaatcagggttattattgttaagtaaagtaacccccccccccacacccATACCCACGttgatgtaataaaataagctacataaaaatatagctaaattcattcattacatAGACACTATGCACATTACTTTTGAAGAGCATTAATCatgatttataaatgtttaaaggggtcataaaagaacattattttgtgtatttggtgtaatgcaatgtgtttatgtggtttaaggttcaaaaacacattttccacattctgtatattattgttgctcctctatgctccgcctttcaGAAATgtgtcgatttttacaaagctcatcgttctgagaaacgaggtgtgctctgattggccagctatccagtgcgttgggattggccgaatacctcaagcgtgtgatggaaatgttacgccccttaacGTATTGTGATGGCTTTTCCCGGCGCGatgagacaaaaacaataaaacccattataaatgaggcatttgttgcatccagtggggacacaattactgattataatgacttatactgtctttttacatgTCGTGTTGCATCGCGCCgcataaacattaccatgtctgcatttgtgatcggagaaacaacaagcactactctacactgctcagaactcacgtttgaatagtctgtggcaaattctttaaataagaaaacatacttacaggacacttcatttctagcgattatcgccgatttgattgcacagatactatttaaactaaactgagctagacaatgacatctctgaattcaatagtgaaatgcctttaactgaaaattgagtgtttaatcttattatacattactgacactctatcctccaatttgatactgttaagtgctttgacaatctgtattgttaaaagcgctatataaataaaggtgacttgacaggctgtgagtcagaagcgccagactgtccctacaaagttggaattgccccactttatagaaacagcctttgagcacagctgggattgtaggctactctcccaggttcaggaaatagtcctccgtaaaatgcgctgcacacactctaatatttgggttgaactgttctggagcAGAAGTAGTTTCGCTTccacaacaaaacacagcgtctccaggacatggcgccggcggcagcaacaatactacagtgaGAATGAAAATCACaccctctttctttgcgtatacatttgggcggtgttatgaaAATCTCCCCACACCATGATGTAGACATGTAGacaatatctctttgggtttgagactttagtctttgcaactttagggacattatctatgcacaaacagcttgtaacactccagagagaaaggaaaacttgaaatcacatcatatgacccctttaataatataaatctaaatacacacacataaacatgcattcatatgcacacatacatgtgtaaaaacctaaaataagtttgacttgatgtaatataataaagctatataaaataactatatagacaaaaataaacataggaataaaaaaaattaaattactactttaaaaatcaaaattgaaaaatgtacaaaaaaaatcaatattaataaaactataatagtatttcaacaatactaaaataacactgtgtgGAAAATCCAATTAAATGGAAGacattatgaaaaatacatAATCGATCTAATGAAGCCTGTAAACAGTAGTTGAGGTGTGTGTACAAGTGACTTACCTGATAGTAGTACCTGAGCACCCAGCACAGGCCCTCCACATACGACTGCACCACTTTCTTTCGAAACTCATCATCTGTCGCATCCACGTCAAATTTGGTTTTGTAGTAACGCTGTTTCCAGCCATCCTCCCATAACCTGTGAAACACATTTACAACACAGTCACAGATACATACACCTCTCAGTTTATCGTCTTCATCAAAAGATGGGCCTGAATTCATTAAACCGAATCCAGGCTCTCCTGTGCCAAACCGAGCGGGTTCACTTATATGCATATGCACGCCTATGAGAATTTCCCACTTTGACGGGCTCCATTAAGAGGCGACGGGAAACTTGTTTTCCACCTTAGCGCTGGTCAggatgttttgacatgctctGGAAATGCAGCTCACATAATCAAGGATGAGCTGCATCTGTCTAGTGTAACCTCTACAGCGTCCCACATGGGACATGGAAAACCTCTATGAATACCAATTGAACCCAATCGATTTAGACCGCGTTGGAAAGCTAATCACTGAAACATTTGCTGTATTAATCACTGGCGGTACAGAGACGCATCAGTGAAAGACTCCTGCAGGATTCACACAGATATGTGGGTAGGGAtgtgcaaaacatttttaaaaaatctagtTTGTGGATTTCCTTATCGTCTAGTGGCCTTAAGGAAGGCTGGTATTATTAAGCTAGTTTCAGACTCGCCTGATCAGAACTGGAAAGGTATATGGGGCATTTGCatacaatacacattttaagaacagaaaaacaaaagcacattgCAAAAGTCTTGAGATACATGCTAGACTACATCCAAGTTGATGCAATGCtccaaagaataaaaataaaataaaataaataaaaataaaataagatacatcataacactttacaacaattttcagtttattaatatgaacaaacaaaatTCTACTGTAGCTGGTTAAAGCATTTATTCATCtctaaaagcatattaaattttaaaaacagaaaaaccaAGAGCAACAACTATTTTCTCTAaagaatcaaaaataaaaataacactttacaataaggttccactTGTTAacatgaacattaaaaaaaataataaagttgaCAATTTgaagcatttattaaataaaataaaaaaacctaagTGCAACAGTCTCGAGATGCATACTAGAAATTTGGACTATTTCTAATTTGATTCAATGCTCTACGGTGcaaaaattatataacatttctaTAACAAATAAAAGATAAGGTATCAGTAATTCTTTACAATGAGGttcaatttgttaacattaactacATCTAACAATGAAAAGCAACTCTACAGCACTGATTAAGCTTCATTAAATggtcatttcaaaatttaccaATACATTATCTGTTTACAATATTTAATGGACCTGGGCTaatatgaactaacaatgaacggtagtattttttaaattattattaattatggttaacaaagatgaataaatagtgtaaaaaAATGAATTGCTCATTGTAAGTTAAATTTTAGGTTAATGCATTGGTCAATGGgaccttatttatttttaaagagtttCCAAAAAATTCTATTGTCTAGTCAGCTATTGGACAACTACTCAGCATTGTGGCACATTtagtgttttattgttattacctGACATTATCTTCTGGTTCCGGTTCACTGTCACTGTCCTCAGCTTTACGTTTCACACCATGACTATCCATGTCATTACTGGCTCCAGCAGTACTCTGAAAGGAAGCACAGAAACACTGTTATACACTTAAAATTAATGAGAGTCATATCCTGAGGTCGCAGACACTGTCAAAGCATAAAGctgcttaaattattttacaaatagcAGGAGCAAGAGAAAGAGATACATGCCTTCCCATTTCTCATCATGGCTCTCAAGGACTGAGCTGCTTCctgaaaaatacagaaacagCTGACTTGAGCAAATGTTCAACCAAGGTGACAAAAGCATGAAACTCAGGACGGATACAAAAGCTGCTATACAGTACAGCAGTCAAGTTTTTCAGGTAAAAATCCCATTCACGTTCTCCAAAAAGAACGTGATTTTAACAATAGCGTAGGATTCTTTCACTGCAAAAATACACCGAAAAAAGCTCTGAGAGGTCGATTAAACAGTGACATGATGCTGTGGAAACCACAAGTTGGTTTAATTATGTTCAATGGAATTTATTGCAAAAGAGCTCAGAAGAATCTATTATAtttaccagtcaaaagtttgaggtctgtaaaaaaactttttaatgtttgtgaaaAGTCTCTTTAGCACgtcaaggctacatttatttgatcaaaatacagtatttttgtgaaacattacattgatttattgtaaaaactgttttttatttgaatatattttataatgaactTATTTCTgcaatgcaaagctgaattttcagcattattactccagtcttcagtgtcacatgatccttcagaaatcattctaatatgctgatttgcttctcaagaaacatttctgtttattagcaaaattgaaaacagttgtgctgcttcatatttttgtggaaactataaTTTGAGGTTTTTTTAACACTCATGTTGATTTACTGTGGTTCATATGAACAAATCACAAAGACAGAAATCAGACCTGATTGCGCTGATTTCCCTGCATCCTCATTTCATATGCAGCTTGTCTGGCGTTTTGCACTGCCATGGGTCTGTCTCTGCCGCCCAGAGCCTGAGGGGCAAACTGGCCACCAGGGACAAATGATGGACGCTGGTCTGCCTGCGAAGAGAGCAATTCACACGTGTTCATGATTTGGATACTTCTGCAGACTTTAGATATACCACAATGAAAGTTCTGCGATTTTAAAAGAAACGTGTTATATTGGTTCATGTGTGTTAAAATTTGATTTACAAATCTTAAATCTTAGTTACTCAGCTCAATCATCCAGTCCTTCTAATTCACCAccataaaaatgtgtgtatttgcATGATTTAAATGCACATTCATTGTGAGTGAATGCATGATTTTGCAGGGTCAAGATACAAACCATTCAGCCACTGTCAGCTAAATTAAACGACCTTGTGAATGAATTCAACTCACCGTCTCTCAAAGGAACTGTGGATGTATGTTAACATTTCAAAAGGAATTATTGCAAAACCTCTTCACATTTAATTGCTTCCAAAAACTGTTTAGAAATAGGAGCACATTTTCACTCACTTTCATtcgttttttcttttccttcatTCTCCGTTTAAAACTCTCCTGCAAGAAATAAAAGGCCATGATGAGCCCAATGAAGTGCACATTTCTGTACATAACCATCGGCGTGAAGAGTCAGAGGTCACAAGCCCTCCGCTGTGCCGTGTTGACAGCAAACAACATCTATTGTGTGGTCTCACGTCATCGTCTTTGCGCTTTTTGAAGATGTTGTCCTCTGCCACCCCTACGGCTTGCATAATGAGCTCGACACGCTCGAGATTGACAAAGCCGTTTTCTGTCAAGTAGCcctacagagagagaaagagagcttatttatacattttatccaTTTGGAATTGACTGAAGGGAGAAATCAAGTCACGTCACTGAATATAAGAAGTGAAAACCATTTGATGTTGACTTCAAGCATACAGTACATGGGATACACGGACATGGAACTACTCACTCCGGTTTTATGCACAACATCTTTGTAGATGCCAACCAGACGATCGATGGCGCCCTCTCTGTTAGAAGACAAATGAGAGTCAGAACTCACAGTAGAGCACACTAAAATGACAAACGAAATAAAGCAGCTTCTGTAAGTGTACCTGATCTCAAGAGACGGTAAATGGGGCAAGAAGTCGTTTCCCACaaagaaacacatgaacaccCAGTCATCGACACTCCGCTCGAAGTTGAATGGGAACGGCAGGCTGGCCATTGTTAACTCCCTCTCCAGATACTGtgatgaggaaaaaaaaaaaaaaaaaaaagatatacaaacaaaaaaaaatcagataaaaTATATTATCTGTTTTCTAGCAATATGGTTTTGCAAACATAGCACACATTACCCAGGTTTTGTGGCAGCAAATTTTGCACATGCAAACATCACATTATccttataaaatataaaaatctagcTTAGACTACTAATAATCTGACACATTTAAACTATGTTAAAAGCATAAAACActtaaatttgctgaaaattctctcaccctcaggccattcaagatgtagatgagtttgtttttcagatttggagaaatttggcattgcatcacttgctcaccaatagatcctctgcggtgaatgggtgccgtcagaatgagaccaaacagctgataaaaactgcAAGTAACCCACATtaactgcagaggatccattgctgagcaagtgatgcaatgccaaatttctccaaatctgaaaAACAAACTCTATATCTTGGATGCCTCAAGCTGAGcaaattttcagcaattttcATTTCGGAGTGAACCATTTCTTTAAAATGGAACAAACAAACCTCTCGTAACACAATCAGTCGGATGAATATGAACTCCTGTTCTGATCCTGGAACTGTGTCTGCAAATTCATCATGCTgagagagaaaacacaaaatataagtTCATACATAGAGTTAAGGTGATAAATGAATGGAGAGGATGAGTCAATTACCTCGCCCTGTTTTTCTCGGGCCAGTCCCTGACAATCTTTGATCTCGTGGCCCATCTGACTACACAGGGCACAGGGTCTGGGTTTGTTGGGTTTAAACTCTTCTCTTATAATGGTAAAGTTGGGTTCATGTGTCGCCAAACCCAACATGATCAAATcagctgaaaaagaaagaaagaaagaattaaaCCTGTAATTATAAAGTTCACTGAACTCTTGTTTTAAAATGGGCAGCTCATAATACTTTTCAGCCAGTAAAGTTTTAGAGAATGGTGACTCCAGAAAGTACAAAAAGATAAAACGCTTATATTACATAAACATGCAGCTAATGTtcttcataaatgtaaataatggaaGCTTTCAGTCAGattgatattttgaagtatCTCCTCTCCAGACTAATCAAAGGCAACATACATTTCCTCATTCATCCACTTAGTGCATTAATACTACAGGATAATGTTGTGCATCAGATCCCCTTATACATACTAATAAAACCAGACAGATTTAATAATTCCCTCTCAAAATCAGTCCACAAATTTTGTTATGTTGTGCAGCTTAAAGTCATCATGAAACTTAAGTTGTGCCAAATTTACAACAGCATTGAGACATATCTTCAGGTGAAATGACTTTTGAATAAGAAAAAAGTTGAACAGGGCTTTTAATTATTTGTGCACTGGATTGTGAAACATCTGAACGTGATTGGCTTATTAGCAGTGCAAATTTACATGTATCATAGACGTCAAGTGAACATATTACAGGAAGAGCAAGTTAGGAAATTAGTCAAattcaatataataaaaacaggggttaaagcaaaaactGAAATCTTCCTCAGCCAAACCCCATTCCACAGCCATACCTGTCACACACCCAGTTTAAgagcagttttttttcttcttgtaattaGAGCGCTtgttaataacaacaataaattctgatcaaaaattagcCTTCTTAATAAgaggtgacatttgactcaaagtgacttacaggggtattttctttttatctttgcaatgcattttcaaaattttttttcatgtcaaattcaaaaatttatgtttataagctttttaaaatttctatttaaaacattacaataagaaacagaataagacATAAGTTCCCAATCATgtgaaattagtattaataaaaaattaatttgtactatagaggtggcacagaagaacacaaaagtggcttgcaggtacattttcaaaagtttaacgaggctcagaggtggcatgagtgaaattaaattaatagatTCATGTTGAGATTaacgttttaaatataaaattttgaatacagaaatataaaatgacttaaaataactgaaattatacgctaaaaatgaaactgaaaccgccagcaggtggcagcaagtcactgattttaatcacagaatcattcattcaattgattcgttcgaatggctgattcattcagaaatgaagcaagtgactctTTATGAACGGGTAAtcatgaatcactgactcactagattcattcaaaaacgcactttcattcatgaatgaaacaccgctgtgtttgcttttagagatgtgcagcggctcagctgttactgtaattggaactattttcattgatGATATAGAGCATGCAGTACTTGTTTATTGATcagttgtattaaatcaatatcacatttgcaaactcccttaaaaATTATTAAGCCGTCACTCTACTTATCGCGATCTGTGGGCGCACAGAAACTGAGAGCGCGCGAGTGAGCTCTCAAGACTCAAAAGCACGTGCAAATGTGATGCATTCCGTCGGAACCTGTGGGAATGAGTATAATTATTAATAGCCGCAGTCCTGCCCCGAAATTCATGTTCTGCTATGTGTTCTCTGATAATAACCCGACTGTGAATGATGCGAGCGGCGTTACTATGTTGTCAGTGAGAAGCTGCAGCCGTGGCGGGGATGATTTTTGGTGAGCCGCCAGAACAACAACAACGCACTACATgtctttttccccatttttcCCCAATTGACAGAAATCCAAAGCAGCGATGGAAAACTTTAATCCCTGATAACTTTTAAAATGGAGTGAACCCGTAGCAGTTTTTCCTTGAGCGGGAAAGGAAAACCCGGAGTGGACCCACAGCTGAGTGATCACAGAATGCTTAGAGTGGAGAGAGGAACGCGCTTTCGCTCCACTCCAGGCTTTGATCACATACCCCTCAGCCTAGTctttccttaaagggatagttcacccaaaaatgaaaattctgtcatcatttactcaccctcaagtagttccaaacctgtattaatttctttgttctgctgaacacataggaatatattttgaagaaagtttgtaaccaggctgttttggggcaccattgactttgaaaaaaaaatactatggaagtcaatggtgccccagaactgctctgtttcccacattcttcagaatatcttcctttgtgttcagcagaacaaagacattcatacaggtttggaactacttgagggtgtgtaaatgacaattttcatttttgggtgaactatccctttaatttaagacccatttaaactaaaattaagacATTACACTATTTGAGAAATGTAATTTACGGCCATAAAATCATGAAgtgaatttaatgaatttaagacattaagGACAGGAGGTAACCCTGCAGTTAACGGAAATCCGTCGTAGAGACAGAGAACTTTAATccctgcaaaaaaataaagcacCAATAAATTTAGATTCATAAATAAGACTAGTAAAAACCTGTAAGAAAATATGTAGGGTCAATTTTAATTTCCTGGTTACACTTTCAGAGTTCTGTTCACTAAAATACACAgccaatttcaacattttaaaactttaaaaaggtAAAACACTTTACCATCAGCTCCACAGAGACAGTGATGCGTGTTTGGGTCATGATTTGGCTGAGctggaaaaagaaaatgacCCAAATGAGATATTATACCAATGAAAATCTTTGCTAGTCACATTTCAGACATTATTAGTCTTATCCTTAAGCATCTGCATGATTAGAATAAGTtgctcatttaaaataacagaaaaagaaaaggctTCAATGAATAAATCACaacaaatcaaatcaataaGACTTTCACAATAAGACCATAACCCAAATTCTCAGATCTACCTCTCTGTCTTCTGATGAAGTCCATAATTTTATGCTCTCCTTCTCCGGGAACACTGGCATCTGACAAGAAAACCTGCATgacaaagtatttatttattgattacatCCCACAGCAGAATAAAAACTCCAAATGTTACAGTTGATTTGAGGAGTCATATGACCTACTGTGATATTGCGCCATCCAGGGTCATTGGTCAGTCTGTCTGCGATGTAATATCGCAAACATTTGGCCAAATTATCCATGAATTCGGTCCCCTAAACACAAAACTACTCATTACATCTGACAAAAAACACAGACTAAGATATTCTGCAGTCCTTAAATTTTGAACAAGGAAACAGGACACAACTTCATTAAACCATCCAAAAATTATGAACACTTACAGGGGTGATACAGTTACTGTCAAAACGTTCTTTTATTTCCTCGGATGGCAGGTAACCACCTAAAAAGAGAAACATCTATCAAGCTGGGAAACCAGAACATGTACAAACACCAAATCTAATTTAAGTGCACATTTAGTGTTTACATGCAACTCAAACATTAATAGATGTTGTGATGGTTAAAGAGGTGTAGCATCTCTCACCTCTCTGAATAACTTCTTccctcattttctttttctcctctACAAGCTCCACTCCTTCTTTAGACGCCCGGAAGCGTCTTGAGCGTTGCTGGTTCATTTTGGCACGAGGAGCCTGCAAACAATTCAAGAACACAGATGAGGAGCACAAGAAATGGTTACTGAAACTGTTGACTACAGTATGCATAAATGTACTgagattttatttcaagtatattAGAGAGATTATCGACGGTCATTTTATTTACTTGAGTCCTCAGCTTATAAATCAGGTGTTAGAACAAATTGATAAACTACGTACTAATATTCTGCATCAATGTCATTCTTTGTTTTGTCATGCCAGCTTCTATTTTTTCTATTACCTTTCAGCAAACTTTTATGAACTCCATATGGAGTCATATTATAACCATATAATTTCCAACTAGTTAAAAGaaacttaacatttaataaaagaCATAAATATTAGTTTCTAGCACTTAAAATGTAACTACGATTTCACCACCAGAGTTGGTAGAAATTCCCAGTGGCCAACTCCTAAATTTAAGTGcattattaaatgaaatatcCAATTTAATGACCCAGAAATGACTATTTTCTGTACAGAGGTTCAGCAGATACACTGAAAGCACAATGTGCATGCAGTGTCAACCAGGCCTAATAGAGATGTTATGAAGGACGATACATACCACGCCATCGATTGCCATGTACAGAACCCGTCTCGGTCGAACGATGTTAAAGAGACGGTCTATATATTCGAAAATGGCAACCATCATTTCGTCTTCATTTTTAGGTGCTGGCCTGCAAAGAGTTAAAATATTGTTGTAATAAAGTCACTTAAAAACATACCGAATAAATACATTAACGAGAAAATCTCACTTGTCCTCTGGATGTGTGCACGGATGAATAATTCCATTCATGTCCAGATACAGGTTGTCAAACTCCACTTCATTTGGATTGGGTTTGCTGGTATCAACTGGGATTTTAATGCCATTGTACTCCTTGGCCTGAGAAGAATTTAagattatttacatatataaagatattaaaacctaaatgtgaccctggaccacaaaaccagtcttaagtcgcaatagccaaaaatacatagtatgggtcaaaattatccatttttcttttatgccaaaaatcattaggacattaagtaaagatcgtgttccatgaagacattttgtaaatttcctaatgtaaatatcaaaacttaatttttgattagaaatatgcattgctaagaacttcatttggacaactttaaaaggcaattttcttaatattaaatattttttgaaccCTCAGATTCTTGCCCTcagaagcttatttattcagctttcagatgatgtataaatttcaatttcgaaaaattgacccttatgactggttttgtggtccagggtcacatgggACATGTTTTGCCATCGCAATCTCAAAACCTAGTAAACTTTCGAACTACTTCAGTTACAATGCATTACAGCCACGTTTTGAAGCGAAATGTTACTGATTTGGTACTTGAACCCACTTCCTTGTTAAAAAATTGCATAattgtctgtgattggctggtCGTTCGAGCAGTCTTATGCATGTAGGTAgtctaaaaataaatgctgtctaggtaaTAAACTTTCAAGGTGTTTGGGACACAACCATACATTCGCATCTTTAACGTAACCAGAGTAAACGTGTGTTCGACCAAAACATTAACCGCAATTAAAACCACGtgaactgaaaaacacaaatacgacctgtaaaaaaaacagcaaaatcaCAGCTGAGAGCCAGGACCGTAAGGCTCATTTGATTACAACCAATATGAGCATAACTAAATGATTAATTACGCAGTTCATTAAACAGTTAATGAGATGCTAGTATGTCTCACCTTCTCCTCAAGACAGTGTACTATTATTGACGGATACTTCCGACTCAACCAGCGGAAAAACGCGGGGACTCCCATCTCCCGTAAAATACAGCACTTCTGAACGAAAGAGCAACTTTAAAAACGATTAAAAACAG carries:
- the xrn2 gene encoding 5'-3' exoribonuclease 2; the encoded protein is MGVPAFFRWLSRKYPSIIVHCLEEKAKEYNGIKIPVDTSKPNPNEVEFDNLYLDMNGIIHPCTHPEDKPAPKNEDEMMVAIFEYIDRLFNIVRPRRVLYMAIDGVAPRAKMNQQRSRRFRASKEGVELVEEKKKMREEVIQRGGYLPSEEIKERFDSNCITPGTEFMDNLAKCLRYYIADRLTNDPGWRNITVFLSDASVPGEGEHKIMDFIRRQRAQPNHDPNTHHCLCGADADLIMLGLATHEPNFTIIREEFKPNKPRPCALCSQMGHEIKDCQGLAREKQGEHDEFADTVPGSEQEFIFIRLIVLREYLERELTMASLPFPFNFERSVDDWVFMCFFVGNDFLPHLPSLEIREGAIDRLVGIYKDVVHKTGGYLTENGFVNLERVELIMQAVGVAEDNIFKKRKDDDESFKRRMKEKKKRMKADQRPSFVPGGQFAPQALGGRDRPMAVQNARQAAYEMRMQGNQRNQEAAQSLRAMMRNGKSTAGASNDMDSHGVKRKAEDSDSEPEPEDNVRLWEDGWKQRYYKTKFDVDATDDEFRKKVVQSYVEGLCWVLRYYYQGCASWKWYFPFHYAPFASDFKDIKGMFSDFEKGTKPFKPLEQLMGVFPAASGNFLPTTWRALMTDPESSIIDFYPDDFAIDLNGKKYAWQGVALLPFVDERRLRAALADVYPHLSPEEVRRNSLGSDVLFVGKSHPLCDFIRELYLAESHEVTEIPAELCHGIQGILNLDEDPILPDKPVESPIPTLRDISSNNAIGIKFKDPQFDDGFVFKAVILPGAKIPNKVLKPGDWEQGNRGPWRPQLGFNPNRQQAHLDQSAFRKLNHYADRNQGAGLFGSGPPQHRGGQYSNAPPPRNYHQGNYRPPQRDNYPQNQYARPPPMNAATASYPRFQHGSHGWDRAMQSQSTAYEQNQQRGQGGWRPPQNQQDSRRGGQQQGFGQGYGLPPPSRRYNWN